The Daucus carota subsp. sativus chromosome 9, DH1 v3.0, whole genome shotgun sequence genome window below encodes:
- the LOC108217033 gene encoding uncharacterized protein LOC108217033, whose product MKTVLLFLICFGENVQIEPKTICQKSEQKPCRMLAMNFQVKGICTCISITHGGVALIFGLRCVLSGQSLSLCTKVVLPQEIDVEVLRRPKESQSQGTINWLDVYVATREGIPAAQEVAKNYRTLVAERYPEGTQPPHIDQELWERASIVKKNYVKGQGQRRRPSIFGSTCSTQSSQSQSHPLVHTPADCVRAICQDRALLRVLGGHLGLMDPDELARAVAEAAASQQSDGQQGDHDDQDADDYDEDADIGGS is encoded by the exons ATGAAGACGGTGCTGCTATTTCTGATCTGTTTTGGAGAAAATGTGCAGATCGAACCAAAGACAATCTGTCAAAAGAGCGAGCAAAAGCCCTGCAGAATGCTAGCAATGAATTTCCAGGTCAAGGGGATTTGCACATGCATAAGTATAACCCATGGTGGTGTAGCGCTGATATTTGGGCTCAGATGTGTGCTCAGTGGACAGAGCCTGAGTTTGTGCACAAAAGTAGTACTGCCTCAGGAAATAGATGTGGAGGTGCTGAGAAGGCCAAAG GAGTCTCAATCTCAGGGTACTATCAACTGGTTGGATGTGTACGTGGCTACTCGTGAAGGCATACCAGCTGCTCAGGAAGTAGCG AAAAATTATCGCACTTTAGTTGCTGAGCGCTATCCTGAGGGCACTCAGCCCCCGCATATTGATCAGGAGCTTTGGGAGAGGGCCTCTATTGTGAAGAAGAACTATGTCAAGGGTCAGGGACAACGAAGACGCCCATCTATCTTTGGCTCAACCTGTAGCACACAGTCTTCACAGTCACAGAGTCATCCACTTGTTCATACTCCTGCTGACTGTGTTCGAGCTATATGTCAGGATCGAGCGCTTCTTCGTGTATTAGGAGGACATCTTGGGCTTATGGATCCTGATGAGTTAGCTCGTGCTGTGGCTGAGGCTGCAGCATCGCAGCAAAGTGATGGTCAACag GGTGATCATGATGATCAGGATGCTGATGATTATGATGAGGATGCTGATATTGGAGGATCTTAG